The Erigeron canadensis isolate Cc75 chromosome 1, C_canadensis_v1, whole genome shotgun sequence genome segment GTtaaatcaagaaaaagtatGACTGTATTATATGAACATTGTATGGTACAAAAGcttaaataagaaagaaaacgaCTTGAACTGACCAAAATGGACAAACAATTTTAAAGCTATCAATAAGAGCCTTTGTAAATTAGCACAAAGACGAGCTTAGAAACCTAGACACAAAATACCTAAATTGATCTGAATAAACAACTTAACCTTAAACAGGTGAGAAGCATATCGGTATTACCACGGCTACTCCAATTTAATATCTTGTGTAGAAGCATGCAATccatcattttcttttccatCACTTTTCAAGCCCTCTCTTAACTGGAAGAGACGAAAAGAGAATTATTATACTAGGGCATAAAATCTTCAGAATCAACCGCAGCATTTTGTCATGTAAATTTATCaattagaaaaaagaaagaaaaagaagatattTTTCTGTTCTGTTTGATGGGAATTGCAACAGTTTCCTTTCTAGGATGAGTGGAATTCAGGAGAAAATCTCTTCAAGGAGAAAAGGTTAGAGAGAATTTTGCTCAAGGAGAAAATTGCTTAGTTTTTGGGTTGTCACCATTACATAGAATTGATGCTAACTATGATCCGTATGAATTGTCAATATTGAAGATTacttataaaaaatgttaatgATCAAATATTTCTCAAATATGACTACACTACTTTTAATGTAAAGAAGGGATATAACAATTGTTAACCAAGAATTCAAAATAAGGCTGCAGTCTTTTTACCTGTCGCAGTACTTTCTTCTGGTAACGATAGCCCTAATAAGATAAACGAGCACAGCATTAGTAACTTATGCAACAACAGGCTAAAGATAGATGTAGAAATATTATAATACCTTGTCTGTTCCGTATATGAAGTCACAGTAAGTAAAGACAGATGCAAAGTTGCTTTGGCTTTGTCCTCCAACGTAATGGTGATAATCATGGTAATCAGCTCCGCCATAGAAAGGGATGAATTTTGTGAATGTCCATGGGAAATCATACCTGCATAAAGCAAATTCCAACAGCAGTGTAGTTGCTTTTTTTTGTTCACTTGTATTGACAGGATAATGTATAGAACCTACAAGTAGCATTTCAATGAACATATTTTTGAAAAGATCCCATTGAGGTTGTGTCTTAATACAAAATATAGAGTGATGACATAATCTATTTGTTGCTTCAAATCAAGAGATAGAAGAAACTACTATCTAATAAAAGGATGTACTAAAATCTGGTTTTTGTACAAAAACAGTAGTTCGGTTATTTTCTGTAATAACATGCATTATAGTACAAAGAAATAACAGAATAGAATTGTTAAAGtcatttaattatcttttaagCAGTGGCTTAAACTCTCTTCTAACTTCTTGAGAAACAATATTAATGGCTTGAAGTCTATAAGAGTTTAGTAGCCTACAACATAACTGTTCCCATATTTTCCTCGATGAATAGGCAATGACAGGGTGAAAAATTTAGTGATTCTGTTAGATGTGATTAATCTATAGTAAAGAACGAAACGATCACTTGAATATGAATATTTAGCTATGTTTTAGATCCCTTAATATTCAGGTAAATGTCTGCTTAGACATTTCTAATTTGGAACCATTGTAGGAAAACTGGAAAAGTAAAAGAGCAAATGTAACTGTCTCATatggttcttccaattcacACAGCTGTTAGGcattaaaatccaaaattacatatctatatctataatctatatctataatctattatctataatctataacctattatctataatctatatctataatacctgaTAAAAGGGGAACCCACCCCCCAAAAATCTCAAATAAGGAATTGAACTACCTAAAATACCCCcctcctttattcattaattttaacatctccacctaatatacctacccttaatgaaataatttacaacataaattccTCAATCCTTAcaataactacactacctcctttaacatcaattacttttacactCACCACCATTGCCGCCCCCACCAcccgtcgccgccaccaccatcccGCACCGCTACCACCATTGCCGCCGGATTGCGCGGGCATATGACTcgtatttataaaaatgacaataatGAATCATCAAActgaaattaataaatatatattatgttatgttcatttattaaaatatttagcATCATTATCAGCCTTGGATATACATAGATTAACTAGTATGTCCTAATCACAAAATTTCCTATAGAATACAAACTTGCAGTATTACTATGACTCTATTAGAACAGGCGGAATCAGGTATAACTGGAATGCCAAAAGAGCAAGGAAACAACATAAATAGACCTATTGCTGAATAAAAACATGAACTTTGTTTTTCTATCTACACATTCTAAGTAGAATTTCATAATTGATGTAATAGACCTTTCATTAATGATGTTTGGCCTTGGAGTGCAGCGCAAAAGTAATGAAAAAGACGTAGAAAGCAAAACACACATACCACAAAAGTGGGGTTAGAAAAAAGGATAAGTGGGGTTTGGGGAGGAAAAAGTATTTTGATCATTTTCCATAGTTCCAAAAGTCAAATCATCTATACTTAAGATCACACTATTTCCAATCAGGCCTAAGTTTAATCGATTATTAATCATCATTTCAACATATAAGCCAAATTTGAAAGTAAACAGTAATCACgagaatttaaaaaaagtaaggCTAAAAGGTTTGAGTTTAATAAAAAAGCATGCTTACTTACCCACTGTGAGTCTCAATGGCCTCAATCTGCCTCAAAGCAATCCAAAGCCAGAATGTAATCATATGACCCGGAACCATGGCGGGCCCAAGAAAAGATGGAATCCCAAGAATCAAAACCTCGGCCCAGTGTGCATATGGTGCTGCATATCCTATAGGTGCTGTATATTCATGATGAACCTTATGAATTTTTTCATACCCCCATTTTCCATGCAAAAATCTATGGATCCAATAATTTGTGAAATCCTCAACTA includes the following:
- the LOC122585370 gene encoding methylsterol monooxygenase 1-1-like, with the translated sequence MLPYTSIHDAETSLNRSLTTLETYWFNYTSTKSDYFLYCHNILFLFLVFTLVPLFYIFTELFFSKYIIAYKIQPKVKFSFVDNFNCYVDVMRMFVLVVGPLQLVSYPSVKMIGIRTSLPLPSLMEVASQLFIYFIVEDFTNYWIHRFLHGKWGYEKIHKVHHEYTAPIGYAAPYAHWAEVLILGIPSFLGPAMVPGHMITFWLWIALRQIEAIETHSGYDFPWTFTKFIPFYGGADYHDYHHYVGGQSQSNFASVFTYCDFIYGTDKGYRYQKKVLRQLREGLKSDGKENDGLHASTQDIKLE